AGCCTGAAGACACtttgcattaaaaagaaatattaaatTAATGCTGCATTGCTGAAAATATTTACTTTAAACTTTTCATGCTAAATGCCAAGCTAATGACATTTCATATGGTTAAATGCAAATCAAATCTACAAGATCAGCTAATTATGAATGACACAACTTGCAGAGAAATTAATCCTATTAGAACAGgggcttggttttgttggttgtttttttgttttcttttcatccttTACATTAGgaagcagaactagaaatgattctgtgttctaGTCAAAACATCTCTTCTGGCCTTGCATCAGATGGATTCTTTTCATTTATGCACATGTAAATATGACAGTATTCAAAATACATCCAGTGATCTATCTTGGAAAATGTCATCACCCTACTTCTGGATTCCAGACAACAGCATAATTACAACTGAAGCCTGGTTTTCAGTGAACATTTGACTTCAGAAGTCTCACAGCCTTTTGTCTAGGGTACAACTTAATGGTGCATTGTTTGTTTGTGTCAGTTAAGATGTGCTGATACATTCCAAATCCTTTACAGGGTAACTGAGTTGTATTTGGGGCAGAAATAGCAAgagttttgttctttgtttctgAACCTAACTGATCAGCAGTGTGCTGCTTTTCATGTGTAACTGGGAACACTCACAGTAAGGAAGTTGTGTTTCTTTATTATGTTCTGCAATGGCAAAGAAGCAAAATTTGGTGACAAGGGCTTAAAATGAACTCTAGCATTTCCACATGAAATTCAGTGAAATGAGCTAATCCTCAGTGTTATTTTTCATTGTCTACAGACCACCTTACCCTAAACATGACAGCTTAGAGATTCTGGCTGTTAAAAATTCCTGCTACAAGCAGCACATTGATGCAATTAGGACTTACTATGAGAAGGAGCATCAGAACTGGTGTGTGATTGATGCCTCACAGAGCAAATGGTGGATCTGGAACAAAGTACTGCAAGAAGTTGAAATGGTTGTTAAAGAAATTCAGAGATACctggaaagaataaaagaaggtaaaagaaaagcaaaggttCTTGGAATAATACCTGTTACTTTAAGAAGCTGCATGGAGTGAGTGCAGTTCAACTTCAACTTGCTTTGGGTGAAGCTAATTCTTGGGCACGTACATATCCTCAAATTCTCTGATGTCATCTTGAAGAGAGCAAGAGCAAAACCAACTACAGGGCAGTCTGAGACCATCCTCCAAAGAACAGGGTAacagagcacagctgaaggAGGTCAGAGGTTTCGTggtgcagctaacttttaaagacatagcctgaaactgccacaggtCTCATGGTCCATGGCAGAATCCCCAACACTGGCTGCTAAATCACAAAGGGTGTCCCAAATACATAAGAGGGACTGTGACTTGCAGCTTCACTTCAGTATCAgtggaggaagagggaaagagaggggaaatgtTAATTATCAGTTCAGAATTAAGGTTAAATATGCCATCTGAGTTAATTGGTGTGCTGTGGAAGGAAAACCACTTGAGTCTAAACTGGCACAGTTCCCACTTGAATTTTTGTGTGTCAGCACTGGTCAGGAGTAAACAGGCATTTTAAACATGCCTGTAAAGTTTAGCCAGAGTTCCTCTGCCAGTCAGACAGACTTCCTCATCTTCTATCCACACTTTGGTTTTAACTTCTACAGGTCTGTGGCTGCACCCTTCTTAAAAATTGCATCCATAAGCTAAAAATAGCTTCAATGCAGTTAACCTTTGTTTTACATCAGCTTGGAAAGCACACCTTTTAACATGCCTGGGCTTCATGTGACATTGCAATCCAGACTTTCAACAGATTTCATCCAGACAAACCTCAGCATTTGCAAGACATGGCTGAACAAGGGGGAGGCTTTCATCACACCTTGTGCTCTTTTCCACCAATGTAAAGAACTAAAATAATAGCCAaaatgtccctcagcagcacaatggAGTGAAACAATAAATCACAGATAAAACTCTCCCAGGGTAAACACACTAATACATTAAGCATGCAGAGCATCCCACATCATTAATAACCATTCTGTTTCTTAAGTGCTAGAAACATTTGATTGCAATTGGTAAAAGAGGTTGCAATTTAATAGGTTCAGTTTAATACCAGCCTATAAAAACTGGCATTTGGATTCTCATTATTTCCTATCATTTTTTCACAGTGAATTATATCATCTTCTGAGCTGTATTAGAAATGTTTTATGGTCCCCTGTCTTTCATTAATGAAACATGAATTGCTTTCATTAACAGGCAAAGCAGCTGGCATTGCTGATTTATGTATCACTCCTGACGAGCTGCAGCTCCGGCTGGGGGAGTTTGGGCAGTACTGTCCTGtcagcctggcagaaaaggggGAACTGGTTGATTGCTCTGCACTCTCACTGCAGTTTGCTGCAGAATTTCGAGGGCACTATTACAAAATGGCTTCTCAGGAAGAACTGGATGTAAGTGTCAGGCAGGGGATCgcaggaagaggggagatgggTGCTCAGATTCTTTGATGCCACACAGAAACAAGACTTTGCCGTCGTTAGTCTTCAAGCTTCTGCTCTGCGCACGTCTGCTGTCAGATGTCTAGGCAGACAAAATGCAGCAGAGAGTCCATGCAAATTGGCATAGATCAAACATTCACTTTAAAACAActgtttcctcctttctccatcTGTTTTGGGGAGACTGGGGGTAAAGAGTGGCTAATGATAGCAATAGATGGTGATGGATGGTGGGTGGACAGTGATGACTTAGCTGAGAGTGGGTTGTAAAAGAAATTACTTACTCTAGCACACTAAGAGAGGCATTGTAGAAGAAACAATTATCTAAACTGTGTGAGCCAGTCCTCTGGACTTTTGACTTGCAGGGCTTCTTACACTATAAAACCATTTCATTTCTTGTTCTACAGAAATTCTTGAGTCAACCAGAGGTTTATGTGCCACCACTGGCACCTCaccctctcccactcccagaTATGCTACCACAGAAACTGACTGCAGCAGAAGCGAAGGCCTTATTCCCAATCAGTGCTGAAATGCAGGGGTACTGTCCAGTCACCTACCTAGATGGAAAACTGAGGTACACCACTGCAGTTCTCATACTCTGAATTACAGCCTGGCTGTCTTAGATTAACATATTGATGAGGAAATATTTCCAAAGTACTTTTTCCTGTCCAAATCCTGAATGCTGTTAAAAGCAATTACAGTTCTCTCCATTGTGGCTGCACCTTTGGAAATCAATGTAACATCACCATTTGAAACTCACATGGCTACAGGTTCCACAAGGTGCTAGCTTGACTGTCTTTTGTGATGAAGACAGCTCAGAGATaggttgggttttctttatCATAAGCCTTCAAAAGTTCAAATAAATCTCACAAAACCTTAGCAGATGCAAACCCAGCTGTTGTGATCTCTAGAAGAGACCCCTGGAGTCCCATTGTGTGCTGGAATTTCTCATCAAGGTGGAACCACAGTCAATTCTATCCTGCCCCTTCTCAATCTCCTGAACAGCCACAATTGACATTTTAGCTAGAGGAGCTCTAAAGAAGCCCTTTAGTAAAAGCCCCTTAAGAAGCAGATGTTTTTAGGCAGAGACTCTTGGATTTTGAGCCTTTTATCTGTCAGTCAAGTGACAGAAACACAGATGATCTAATTGCAGCTTTTTTGTAGTTCTTACACTTGCTAAATAACCAGAAGGCTGCCAGTAGCTCATGAATGAGGTTTTACATTTCTTGTGAATTAATGGTCTTTCTCACTCTCTTTCTTCAGGTATGAAGCTTTGGTGCCTGGCAAGAGTGAGTATGCAGCAAAGTATCAAGGGAAGGTATATGTTTTTGAAAGTGAGGAAAAACTGCTGAAATTCCTGAGGTGAACATACTAACTTAACTGCCTTTTCATCTTTACTCATGTCAAGGTTTATACATCTCTAAAGTGCTTCCTTTTTATCTGGAAAGGTTACCAGAGAAGTACTGCAATCTGAAGCTCCCACATAAACTGCCTCCAAGAAAGGAGCCAATACTGCTCACTGCACTTCCTCTGCTTGGATACCTTGAGCAGGCCAgtgtttgcttttccattttaaaaccTGATTTTGCAGTGTATTGTTTATCTCACCCagcttatttcttttttttttaatgccctgGAAGCCTTCTGTTTATTAAGGGGATTATATTAAATTGAAAGTTGTTTACTTATGGTTGAGAGGAGAGCTTTAGCATAATGGGTGTGTATGGCTTTGATGGGGGAAACACAGATGGAGGCCATCAGAGGGGAATAGTAAACTGCAGTATTATATGATGGATTCTCTGGCTCTTTTGTTGATCATATCCTGTAAGACtacattttgctttgctttttaacaCCAGGATAGACACAAGCCTATCTGGAGTCATGTAAGGATAGATGGCTATATTTTGAGACATGACTATGACCTAAAAAAATGATTCATGGTCCCTTCTCCACCTATTTTATACTAGTTATCTCCTGCAAATCCCCAGCTTGGGTATCATGCTGTATTGTTAGATGTGCAAGACAACAGGATGAAGTTTGGAATACATACAGCTGTAGAAGAGTTCTGTGATGATCTTCTAAAACTGTTTCCTTTCTTTAGGGAGTAGCAACTTCTCTAATAAAAGCTTTGAGTGAAGTAGGCTGCTTAAAGCCAAAGTTTCCATTCCTAAGTGTAAAagccactgctctgctgtttgTTGCCTGCCATTTAAAAGGTAGTGTATTCATTCATATGCTAGAAGAATAGTGAACTATATAAATGCAGGAATTCATCTGATACAACACTGATAACCTACTTGTGTGGCTTTCTTATGCCCAACTTGGGAAAATACCATCACATGCTGATTTAAGCACATGCTGCCAAGTTTCTGGGCAATATGTAAGGAACAGGGAGGAGAGTAAGATTAATAGGATAAGTAAGTGGCCTCTCACAAATCATGAGACTTCAGTGACACTTAGAAGACCTGTCATTTTCCCCAAAAGCTTGCTTTTTGTTGGCTTGGGCTCAGTACTCCTAGACCACTTTACACTGTAGGAAAGAATAGATGCAGATTTGCTTAGACTTTTCAGGGGTTTTGATTAGAGTTTTTAGCACAGGGCAATGAAATGTTAGTTATCAGTCTGCTTATTTGTGAAATGACCTGGGAAGACCTGATTCTTCATGTGCTTCAGAGTATCAATATGTTGATtaattttttaatgcattttctttAATCAACAGTCCAACTGACCACCTTACTCCTCTGTAACACACAGCTCCAAGTCAAAATTAGGGAGTTTGTACTCAGCCCACAAAATAAAGATGAAGTAAAACAGCTCCTGGAGCTACCAGAGGTTAGGACTGCTCCTTCCCTGAGGAAGGTTGCTCAGGCTTTGTCTCTTGTGCTCATATTTGTTATTTTTTCAGACTGGTTGGTTGGtagttgttgggtttggtttagtttgttttttttcctccaagacAGCAGTTGCAGTTTCAGAGTTTGCCATCAGCCTAAATAGTGCTGAGTTGCAGGGTTTCTACATCCTactttgcagctctgctgtacCTTTGGTCTGGTTTTCCAGTACTGCTGGAGATCTCTGGAGCAAGGCTGCCACTTCAGCTCACTAGTTTGgcctcttccaagccaactTGTTCAGTGGCTGAACTTTACCTTGCCTTTTCTGATTTTAATTGTTAGTTATTCTTTTTGATAATGGCAATCTTTATTCTTCACATCCTGTGTTTCCTCATGCAGTTTCCAGATTCTTTTGGGCTATCACTGCTTTTCTTGCTAGCATAGGAAGCCCCTGTGGAGATGTACAGCTCTTAACCCAGCAAAACTGCTTTTATCCTGGACTTCATTTCAGCCAGAAAGGCTGTTCTCAGTCTGTTGTTAGCATAGCTTTGCTAACATAACCATGTCCACACCAGAAATGCTTTGCTCATATATTGCATCATTAAATCATTATTAGCACTGGAAAGGTTATGAAAGTGCACAAATCTCTTCTCTTCATGCAGTAGCAAACAGTATGACCACTGGAATCTGGGAAAACAAGTTACCTTCTTCTAATACTGGTTAGAACTGCTTCCAGCTTTAAGATACAGCATGCCAGTACGCTGCAAACACAGCATTGTTTATTGTTGGTATCAAAAACCTGGTCAAAGTGCTTCATGTTATGGTCCCTTGGAAACTTTCTACATCCTATTTCTATCTGAAGTAAGATTTTTCACATCCTCGACTAATGCCAGTCTCTAATGTCACATTCAAATAGGGGACAACAGTGGTTTAGTTGCTCTTGCAGCTTTCCCTGCAACAATACTAGGTTGCTATCAGTATCTGAGAAGAACAGGTACAGGCAATCAATCATAAATGCAGAGAGATTTactcctgggggaaaaaaaaggtaggaaGCCATGCATCACTAGGGTGATTTAATGCCCTTCAAACCTGACTGCTGTAAGAGCTCTACATACAGCTTGAAAAATCACTCAGGAGCTGTTAAGTGCAGTTGTCTACAATTTAAAGCCAGTGGACTGAAGTGTCTCATAGTTCTTCATGCTGTCCAGTTTTTATAATAAGCTATAAAGTACCATGCACAGGGTAAAAAAGGGGTATGATTTGCTGTCTTAATTCACTCCTTCCCCTTTGCCTCAGGGTAACAATTAAAATAACAAGGAATACCCTGAGGATTGGCACCCAATACTAGTGCACACCAAGCTATGGCTtagggcagagaagagagaaaagaaacaatacCAACTTCATTGTCAAGTTCTTGGCTTTGACATTTCCTTACTTCTCTGAACTGTCAGCTCTTGATTTTTTAATGGGCAAAGCATTTGGGCCCTAGACCAACCATGCCAAGGGCACCCAGGGACCTCACACTGGCTACACCCTGCCTGGCCTATCCCTGCATGGTGCCATTTCAGGGTCTGTGCCACCTTATCCAAGTCTGTCATTGCCTGGAGTGCTACACGTCCCTCCTCCCCTGAGGAATGGGATATTGATGGCAGCTGAgcatgtgttggttttgtttacaGAAGCCTGGATCTTTCAGAGTGCAGTCAGCATTAGGGACTTCTCAAACACCAAACTGAATGTGTTGGCTTGGCATCAGCAGGCATAGCCCATGGCAAGTTATCCCTGGTACAGGTGAAAGACAGCCAGTGTAGACTCACTGCTTTCAAAATGTCTGTAATATGATTCCAGCAGGTTAGGCAGggacactaaaccatggcttcccCTCTTGCAGCACACAACCCCAGGAGCTCGGAGCCTGTGCGGCAGATCTACCAGCGGCGGCTGGCACAGttcacagagcactgccagctcatccCCTACCTGAAGGAAGCCATGACTGGCCCCTACCTCGAGCCATCGTGCAGGCCCCTGGGCTTTGACAGCAGGCTCCAGACTTTCTTTGCCCTgaaagaggctggccccagcttGGTGTAGTGGTGGCTATGACTTCATCCCCCCACTCCTCCCTCTGTTCTCCCCAGTTAATGCAGGCACTATTGCCACCAGCTGCCTGGACAGCTGGAGCATGGCTGGGGAACATCAGGCCCCCTTAGCCATGGAATCTGAACATTAAAGTCTCATCTGAAATCACACCTTGTTTAACATTGattgttggggtggggggggtcggtctcttctcccaaggaactaACCATAGGCTGGGAAGAAAGGGCcttgagttgcagcaggggtgGTTGAGGTTGGCTACTGGGcacagtttctttgctgcaggcatgggaacaggctgcccggggcggggggggagtcACGTGTGAACACGGCCCTTAGGGGCACGGTTTAGTGgccgtgctgctgctgggttggcGGCTCGACTCGCTGATCCCGGAGACCTTTCGCACCCTTTCCGGTTCCACAACGCCACGTGAAGCACCGCAGCAGCGGCACAGCCCGGGTGCGTCGTGACGTCAGGACGCAACACGCGCCCGCCCGCGCCGGAAGTGCGGCGGCGTTTGCGCCAGGCGCCGGTGGCGAAGCGGTGAGTGCCGGCGCCGCCGGGTgtcctgtgtctgtgtgtcgtGTGTGCCCCCCGCCCCAACGCCCAGCCGCCGCCAGCGTCCCGCGAAGAGCCCCAGCCGGGATGGAGGAACACGGAGCAGCTCCCGCTCCGTCCCGGTGCCGCGGAGTTGAGCCCCGTGCTCCGCTGTGTCCCCCGGCACCGCTTCTCCCCGCTGAAGGAGTGAGCGGCCTTCCCGGGGCACGGCCAGAACCTGCGGGAGCGAGCTGCGGATCTTGGGGCTTAAATGGGGCGCTGGGACGGGTGAGGCGGCGGCAGGTCCTCCGTCTCCGCTTCCCCCTGTGGGTTTCTCGGCTTCTGCCCCATGTAGCGCGGCGTGCGCCGCCGGCCACCCCTTGCCCGCCGGCCTTGCTGTCACTGCCCGTGTCGGTGCTCTGTTACTCGGGGACAGCCCCTCAAAAACTCCTGAGCCCTTCCAGAGTTCACCAGCAGATGGACTGGAACGTGTCTGACcacgctgctggcagcctgcgtGCCGTCCTCTTACACAGAGCCTTAGAGTTAATAGGGGCGGTTAGGTAAGCGTGCTGCCTCGGATTTTGAAGTCAAAATGCTCATGGTGTCCGCTAGTGGTTGAATACCGAAGTCCTTTACGTGATCAAAACCACCTGCTGCTCCTAGGATTGAAAAACACTCTGAAGAAAATGTGTGTCAGCGTTTGTGTCAGGTTTTTGTTTTTAGAAATCTCAGGGGCCTCAGCCTTGCTTCCAAAAGTGTTGAAATCTGTTGACTTATAAAGCAAATGATACTGATTGTCTTATAATGCAGCCTTCTAAAATGCTTCTTCATTAAAGCTCTTCTGCTCTTGTAGGcagctcctttcctctccaCGACCAAAATGGCAGAAACACCTCCTGATGCTTCTGAGAAACTGGTTGTGATCCACTCCAAAGCTCACAAAGACACCATTCTAGCTAATTTTGAAGAGCAAAGGAAGAAGGATTTCCTGTGTGACATTACTCTAATAGTGGAGAACGTGCAGTTCAGAGCCCACAAAGCTTTGCTTGCTGCCAGCAGCGAGTACTTCTCCATGATGTTCCTAGATGATGGTGAAATAGGGCAGTCGATTTACATGCTGGAGGGGATGGTTGCAGACACCTTTGGGGCACTGCTGGAGTTTATCTACACTGGTTGCCTCTGTGCCAGTGAAAAAAGCACAGATCAAATCCTGgccactgcacagctgctgaaggTGACTGACCTGGTGTGGGCCTGCACTGACTATCAGGCTGGCCGCAGCCCGAGTACCGCGGTACCGGCTCCGGCCGCGACCGCCAGCGACAAGAAACACGAGGAGCTGCCAAAGAGAAAACGAGGGCGACCCAGGAAGATCAGGAGCGtccaagaagaaaaatcagCAGCAAATTCTGCTGAGGATGTGCAGCTGAGAGAGAACAACTCTGTGCAAAACAAGCAGAACTTCATGAGAAAAGATGCGGCAGCGGAAGAAACGGCTGGCAGCGAGCAGGCCCCGGCGAGGAAAGACACAGAAGAAGATGAGCCTGCTGGTGGCTCAGAAGCTGCTGTCGAGCTGTCAGCTGAGAAAGATGAGAATTATGATCCCAAGTCTGAGGGAATACAGAGCACTCAGAGCCGGTACAGCAAACGCAGAATAAGGAGATCAATCAAGCTGAAAGATTACAAACTtctgggtgaggaggaggagaaagggctgGCGAAGAGAAgcgaggggaaaagaaaacgtGCAGGGGCTGAAGCTCGCTGTAAAGACTGTGGCAAGGTGTTTAAATATAATCACTTCTTGGCTATTCACCAGAGGAGTCACACAGGTGAGCATTaagaggctgctgcttttgggttaGGGTTCAGGGACTTGTTGCTAAACATGAGCTAGTTGTtaactgagggtggtgagacgctgcaacaggctgcccggggagctcGCGggtgtgccccctccctggaggtgtccaagggcaggctggacaaggccttgagcagcctggtgtagaggaaggtgtccctgccagggggattggaactggataatctttgaagtcccttccaacccaaaccattctatgagtctatgaaatgtGTGCTGTCATCTACAGCAAGAACTGCCCCAAACAGCATCCTGATCCAGACTGTGGTCTCTGCTGTGTTCGCTGCTTTATTGTCAGTAGGACTCCTAGCTTTTATGTCTTACCTTGATTACAATGTAGTTAATAATTTTTTGGTTTGAATGTCAAGTTATGTGGCAGTACTCAAAGATTTATTTTATTGCTGTGTGAAGCTTGACTCTTAATGCTCTTTAGAAGTAATATTTAGTACCTACTGCATTGCAATGCATCTCAAGGGCTGGGAcgcctctgctatgaggataggctgagagagctgggattgttgagcatagagaagagaagactctgggggggaccttagagctgccatccagtacctgaagtgatCTTACAGCAAGGCTGCTGCGGGACTTTTCCtaagcaggacaagggggaatggtttgaagctgagggagagtaggtttagactggatcttaggaagaatttcttcagtaggagggtggtgagactctggaataggttacccagggaggctgtggatgcctcctcccttgggggtgctcaaggccgggttggatgaggcctctagctaagaggtgtccctgctcatggcagggaagttggagtagatgatctcttgaggttccttccagcctaggctattctgtgattcactgtgAGAACACCTAGTGACAAACAGTGCATCTGTACTCAGTTTGCCACCTTCTGCTTCCAGGGGAGCGTCCTTTTAAGTGCAGTGAGTGTGGCAAAGGCTTTTCCCAGAAACATTCCCTTCAGGTGCACGAGCGGATGCACACCGGCGAGCGGCCCTACACCTGCACCGTCTGCAGCAAGGCTCTGACAACCAAGCACTCCCTCCTGGAGCACATGAGCCTACACACAGGTGAATATTCCCAGGCAAATGTCACCTCTTTCCTCCCCACAAAATTTGCCTTTCTGTAAAGCATTCCTGCTCCCTCGTGTGTGCCAGTTATTCATTCATTCAATGGTGCTTGCTTTGGGTGCAGCTGACGTGGTAACAAGCGGTTTGCTTTGCAGGGCAGAAGGCTTTTACCTGTGATCAGTGTGGGAAATACTTCAGCCAAAAGAGACAGCTCAAGAGCCACTATCGAGTGCACACAGGTATAACAAGTTTGGGGTAAGGAGCTGGCTGACAGCCAGTGCTGATTTGTCCTCCTGAAGACTGACTGAGGCTGAGACTTCTTCTTGGGTGTTGTATTTAGTCTCTGCTCCTCTGAGGCGTTGTTGACGGAACAATGCACAGGATGAGAGAGAGACAAATGATAAATGGAATATTTAGAAAGTCATAGTTAATGGAGAAGGACTCTTATGATGATTAAAAATTGCTTACACTGTGCTtggcaggcagcccagctcttgcagccctgctgcctgtgttgcACAGAAGCTGGGAACTGTGTGAGCAGTGCCTGTCGTGGAGGTTGCCTTGTGgtttcctgctgctttggaCTAGTAATGGCAGACAAGCTTTAAGAAATGCCCTCCTCATTTCTGGAGCAGGATGGAGATTAAGCTACACAGGCAGAAAGTGGTGAGGAGAGCCAGAACTCAGAAAGCTTCAAGCAAAGGCATTTGTGGGGGTGGAGCAGGGTCAGTCCCCTCTTTTCCCACGATAAACAGAGAAATAGGAGTGTAAGACAGGAGGGAGGCAGTGcatctgcttttgttttatCTCTCTGTTCCATCCCAGTGGTTATTTTGCAGGGGAGTGCTTTAACAAAGGTCACTGAAGAGCTAGAGAGCATCACTTAGGCACTgacactttttttgttgttgcgaCAAGGCCGCTCGCTGCCGGAGTGCAACCAGTGTCGGCGCAGGTTCATGGACGCAGCTCAGCTAAAGAAACACCTGAGGACACACACAGGTAATGCCATCTGCCGTGGgttctggtgggttttttccctcttggaGTAACACAGGCAAAACAATGTGTTGGACACCTGACATTTGTCTCTGGGGGATGAACTTGCGCTCTGCTTcgtagagccacagaatggccTTGGCTGGacgagaccttagagatcatctaatccaacctccttgccttgggcagggacacctctcatctACAGCAGGATGTCTGTATTGCTGATCACAGAACggtctgggttggaggggacctccaaagctcatccagtccaaccccccttgtactcagcaggggcatcctccactagatcaggttgttcagagccctgctgagcctcaccttgaatatcaccaggaatggggactcaaccacctccctgggcagcctattgcagTGTTtgactaccctcatggtgcagaacttgttcctaacatccaatctaaatctgctcttctcttgtttgaagccactgccccttgtcctatcactacaggcctttgtaaacagtctctctccatccttcatgtaggtccccttcaggtattaggtctccctggagccttctgacGTAAGAATGCAGGAGCACAAAAaggctcaagctgcagcagcacagaaccagTGCATAttagaggaggaggctgggttTTCCTCATTCTCATAAAGCCTGCTGCAGAAAATGACAGTGGAGTCTGCTGGGACATAATCCAAgttttgagaagagaaggctgagagggtaTCTTACCAACATCTGTATATATCTGAGGGGTGTccagatgaaggtgccaggctctttttggtggtgcacagggacagggaacaacaggtacaagctagagcacaggaggttctacctcaacacaaggagacactgtggtgagggtgacagagccctggagcaggctgcccagagaggttgtggagtctccttctctggagactttcaaaacccatctggatgcatctGTGTCATAGGTATGGGTTTGTGTAATCTGAGAGGGTTTGGATCACCTCATTCTTCACTGTCAAAGAGGGGAATGCCAGAGATGGATGTTCAAAATACTCTCATTGTACTAGAGTTGATTCAGTTGCAGGTATCTGTCCTGACCCACGGCAGGAGCATGAGGATCTGACAGTACACATTTGATACTGTGTGTGGTGAAATACAAAATGCTTGTCAATACCTGGATGGGAAGTGCTATATAAAAAGTGATGGCAGATTTCTTTTTGGTAGGTGAGAAGCCCTTCACTTGTGAAATTTGTGGCAAATCCTTTACAGCCAAAAGCTCTCTTCAGACTCACATCAGAATTCACAGGTAGAGTATGTCTGCTTTCCAAAGTGCAGCTTCTTCTCTGACAGCTGTAGGCAGAGCTTGTTCAAACACAGCATGGTCAGGGCTTGTTTGGAG
This window of the Dryobates pubescens isolate bDryPub1 chromosome 28, bDryPub1.pri, whole genome shotgun sequence genome carries:
- the ZBTB24 gene encoding zinc finger and BTB domain-containing protein 24, with product MAETPPDASEKLVVIHSKAHKDTILANFEEQRKKDFLCDITLIVENVQFRAHKALLAASSEYFSMMFLDDGEIGQSIYMLEGMVADTFGALLEFIYTGCLCASEKSTDQILATAQLLKVTDLVWACTDYQAGRSPSTAVPAPAATASDKKHEELPKRKRGRPRKIRSVQEEKSAANSAEDVQLRENNSVQNKQNFMRKDAAAEETAGSEQAPARKDTEEDEPAGGSEAAVELSAEKDENYDPKSEGIQSTQSRYSKRRIRRSIKLKDYKLLGEEEEKGLAKRSEGKRKRAGAEARCKDCGKVFKYNHFLAIHQRSHTGERPFKCSECGKGFSQKHSLQVHERMHTGERPYTCTVCSKALTTKHSLLEHMSLHTGQKAFTCDQCGKYFSQKRQLKSHYRVHTGRSLPECNQCRRRFMDAAQLKKHLRTHTGEKPFTCEICGKSFTAKSSLQTHIRIHRGEKPYSCGTCGKSFSDSSAKRRHCILHTGKKPFSCPECSLQFARLDNLKSHLKIHSKEKQFQEASSAPGTNADSEVRNILQLQQYQLATSGGQEIQLLVTDAVHNINFVPGHNQGISIVTAEGAPGVSSQQAANLALLAQPPPQLQNLLLSAQQEQAGQIQSINMMPNQIESAQPEEMHVITLSKEALEHLHTHQGQGGEIHLAESSHPAPHVQLTRESSQQSHSGQDTLPSQQASEEQNPSVHVSESHQQPLSVNESSHEHPAQGQAF